The following proteins come from a genomic window of Achromobacter deleyi:
- a CDS encoding AraC family transcriptional regulator, with protein MDSLSQLLSTVEPAGTVDLLCRYGGRWRADHPQAPAGHVPYHVILDGEGVARVGRDELALRAGDILLLPHGASHLLHGIDDTAPAASPPADIRHNGVLTELTQDGPGPRLEMLCGVFTLGRAGSLLLMALPQAMVLRAAAIGDNTALAALLGLMRAEAEHPRLGGAAIINQLSTALFTLVLRALVHDGQQTRGLLALMADARLAPAVQSMLLAPTEPWTLASLAERCHLSRATFARQFVRASGLTPLRLLTAIRMEHAARQLERRKWSVARVAAECGYQSEAAFARAFKQHFGVGPGACRRQGLAPDDAAQAG; from the coding sequence ATGGACAGCCTCAGCCAGCTCCTGTCGACGGTCGAACCCGCCGGCACGGTGGACCTGCTGTGCCGCTACGGCGGCCGCTGGCGCGCCGACCACCCGCAGGCGCCGGCGGGCCACGTGCCCTACCACGTCATCCTGGACGGCGAAGGCGTGGCCCGCGTGGGCCGCGACGAACTGGCGCTGCGGGCCGGCGACATCCTGCTGCTGCCGCACGGCGCCTCGCACCTGCTGCATGGCATCGACGACACCGCGCCGGCCGCGTCACCGCCCGCCGATATCCGCCACAACGGCGTCCTGACCGAACTGACCCAGGACGGCCCCGGGCCGCGCCTGGAAATGCTGTGCGGCGTGTTCACGCTGGGCCGCGCCGGCAGCCTGCTGCTGATGGCGCTGCCGCAGGCCATGGTGCTGCGGGCCGCGGCGATCGGCGACAACACCGCCCTGGCCGCGTTGCTCGGCTTGATGCGGGCCGAGGCCGAACACCCGCGCCTGGGCGGCGCGGCCATCATCAACCAGCTGTCCACCGCCCTTTTCACGCTGGTGCTGCGCGCCCTGGTCCACGACGGCCAGCAGACCCGCGGCCTGCTGGCCCTGATGGCCGATGCGCGGCTGGCGCCGGCGGTGCAGTCGATGCTGCTGGCGCCCACCGAGCCGTGGACCCTGGCGTCGCTGGCCGAACGCTGCCACCTGTCGCGGGCCACCTTCGCGCGCCAGTTCGTCCGCGCCAGCGGCCTGACGCCGCTGCGCCTGCTGACCGCGATACGCATGGAACATGCCGCGCGCCAGCTCGAGCGCCGCAAATGGTCGGTGGCGCGCGTGGCCGCCGAATGCGGCTACCAATCGGAAGCCGCGTTCGCGCGCGCCTTCAAGCAGCACTTCGGCGTCGGGCCGGGCGCCTGCCGTCGCCAGGGCCTTGCGCCGGACGATGCGGCGCAGGCCGGATAG